Proteins co-encoded in one Methylomonas albis genomic window:
- the mmoB gene encoding methane monooxygenase regulator MmoB has product MSKSSNAYNAGIMQKTGKAFADEYFAEDNQVVHESHEVVLVLKKSDELNTVVEEILLGSHKADNPTLVVEDRAGFWWLKATGKIEIDCVEVSELLGKHYSVYDLLVDVSSTIGRAYTLGETFTITSELMGLDVKLKDLAAA; this is encoded by the coding sequence ATGTCGAAAAGTTCAAATGCTTACAACGCTGGCATTATGCAAAAAACCGGCAAAGCCTTTGCCGATGAGTACTTCGCCGAAGATAACCAGGTCGTGCATGAAAGCCACGAAGTGGTACTAGTCTTGAAAAAATCCGATGAACTCAACACCGTGGTCGAAGAAATTTTGCTGGGCTCTCACAAAGCGGACAACCCCACGCTGGTGGTGGAAGATCGGGCCGGATTCTGGTGGTTGAAAGCGACAGGCAAGATCGAGATCGACTGTGTTGAAGTCTCCGAGTTACTAGGCAAACACTACAGCGTGTATGACCTGTTGGTGGATGTTTCATCCACTATCGGCCGCGCCTACACCTTGGGCGAAACCTTTACCATCACATCTGAATTGATGGGTCTTGACGTCAAACTGAAAGACTTAGCCGCAGCATAG
- the mmoY gene encoding aromatic/alkene monooxygenase hydroxylase subunit beta: MSIEVNGGRRGLTDPEIAAKIMAAVPDKPLETQRKMNYFMKPRGKRINEYEVLCCYSQPTPDWIPGGLDWGDWTQKFHGGRPSWSNESTEMRSSDWLAHRDPAFRWHALYVKDKAEEWRYTDRFLKAYSADGHVRSIDPVWRDEVLGDYLGAFGFYEYGLFNSHSSVVRDCLGDTLRMSSAMIGLDKVDNAQMIQAERTFLSKLVPGFPESTDVPKQEWTKGTIFKGARELVQDIWQATYDWNEILFSGHMICDPIFGQFVRREFFLRLSSYYGDNLTPFFINQMQLYFSQTKGITTDMFHTCLGADVEFGDYNNRLMRAWADKWLPRTVNALKDFMAIYATIPEIKGVSDKAAIEAALVRVFADWKRDFADPINYKVDTAALVKTVLSGLK, translated from the coding sequence ATGTCTATAGAAGTGAATGGTGGAAGACGTGGTCTGACCGACCCGGAAATTGCCGCTAAAATCATGGCCGCCGTGCCCGACAAGCCGTTAGAAACCCAACGTAAAATGAACTATTTCATGAAACCGCGCGGTAAGCGGATTAATGAATATGAAGTGTTGTGTTGCTATAGCCAGCCGACACCGGACTGGATTCCTGGCGGCTTGGACTGGGGCGACTGGACCCAAAAATTCCACGGTGGCCGGCCATCCTGGAGTAATGAATCCACCGAAATGCGCAGCTCGGATTGGCTGGCGCATCGCGATCCGGCTTTCCGCTGGCACGCGCTGTATGTTAAGGATAAAGCCGAAGAATGGCGTTATACCGACCGCTTTCTGAAAGCCTATTCTGCTGATGGTCATGTGCGTTCGATCGATCCGGTTTGGCGTGATGAAGTGTTGGGCGATTATCTGGGTGCTTTCGGCTTTTACGAGTATGGCTTGTTCAATTCGCATTCCTCCGTGGTCCGTGATTGTCTGGGCGACACACTGCGCATGAGCAGCGCCATGATCGGTCTGGACAAGGTCGACAACGCGCAAATGATTCAAGCGGAGAGAACCTTTTTGTCTAAATTGGTGCCGGGCTTCCCCGAGTCCACCGATGTTCCAAAACAGGAATGGACGAAAGGCACTATTTTCAAAGGCGCTAGAGAATTGGTGCAAGATATTTGGCAAGCAACTTATGACTGGAACGAAATTTTGTTCTCCGGCCATATGATTTGCGACCCTATCTTCGGGCAATTTGTGCGTAGAGAATTCTTTCTGCGCTTGTCGTCATATTACGGCGACAACTTGACACCGTTCTTTATCAACCAAATGCAGTTGTATTTCTCGCAAACTAAAGGCATTACCACCGACATGTTCCATACCTGTCTGGGTGCCGACGTTGAGTTTGGCGATTACAACAACCGGTTGATGCGCGCTTGGGCCGATAAATGGCTACCTAGAACAGTCAACGCACTGAAAGACTTCATGGCTATTTACGCCACCATTCCGGAAATCAAAGGCGTCAGCGACAAAGCAGCGATTGAAGCGGCGCTGGTTCGGGTATTTGCCGATTGGAAACGCGATTTCGCCGATCCGATCAACTACAAAGTGGATACCGCCGCCCTCGTCAAAACCGTGTTAAGCGGACTCAAATAA
- the mmoX gene encoding aromatic/alkene monooxygenase hydroxylase subunit alpha gives MAISTATKAATDALAANPAPVSVGAQEVHRWMQSFTWDFDKNRTKYSTKYKMANDTKEQFKLIAKEYARMESVKDERQFGSLQDVLTRVDAANRVHPKWNESMKVISNFLEVGEYNAIAATGMLWDSATAPEQKNGYLGQVLDEIRHTNQCAYINYYFAKQGQDAAGHNDARRTRAIGPLWKGMKRVFSDGFISGDAVECSINLQLVGEACFTNPLIVAVTEWASANGDEMTPTVFLSIETDELRHMANGYQTVVSIANDEAASKYLNTDLNNAFWTQQKYFTPVLGMMFEYGSHFKVEPWVKTWNRWVYEDWGGIWIGRLGKYGVESPRSLRDAKKDAYWAHHDLFLIAYALWPTGFFRLSLPTQEEADWYEANYPGWYDMYGKVYDEWRARGCEDPSSGFLPIQWFIENNHPIYIDRVSQVPFCPSYCKGESTLRVLEFNGKKHSFSDQWGERMWLSEPERYECQNIFEQYEGRELSDVIAEGFGVRSDGKTLISQPHTNKDGKLWTLDDIKKINCVFSDPLKAL, from the coding sequence ATGGCGATAAGTACTGCTACAAAAGCCGCAACTGATGCATTGGCGGCGAATCCCGCGCCAGTCAGCGTAGGAGCACAGGAGGTTCATAGATGGATGCAGAGTTTTACGTGGGATTTTGATAAAAATCGAACCAAATATTCGACCAAATACAAAATGGCCAACGATACCAAAGAGCAATTCAAGCTGATCGCTAAAGAATATGCGCGTATGGAATCGGTAAAGGACGAACGTCAATTCGGTAGTTTGCAAGACGTGTTGACGCGGGTAGACGCTGCCAACCGCGTCCATCCGAAATGGAATGAGTCGATGAAAGTCATCTCCAATTTCCTGGAAGTGGGTGAATACAACGCGATTGCCGCGACCGGTATGTTGTGGGATTCTGCGACTGCTCCCGAGCAAAAAAATGGTTACTTGGGCCAAGTGTTAGACGAAATTCGCCACACTAACCAATGCGCGTACATCAACTACTACTTTGCCAAACAAGGCCAAGACGCTGCCGGTCATAACGATGCCCGTCGCACGCGTGCCATAGGCCCATTGTGGAAAGGCATGAAACGGGTGTTTTCCGATGGTTTTATTTCCGGAGACGCGGTGGAATGTTCCATCAATCTGCAGTTGGTCGGTGAAGCCTGTTTTACCAATCCATTGATCGTGGCGGTAACAGAGTGGGCGTCTGCCAATGGCGACGAAATGACGCCAACTGTGTTCCTGTCCATCGAAACCGATGAGTTGCGCCACATGGCTAACGGTTATCAAACCGTGGTATCCATCGCCAACGACGAAGCGGCTTCCAAATACCTGAACACCGACCTGAACAACGCCTTCTGGACCCAACAAAAATACTTCACACCGGTATTGGGCATGATGTTCGAATACGGCAGCCATTTCAAAGTGGAACCTTGGGTTAAAACCTGGAACCGTTGGGTGTACGAAGATTGGGGCGGTATTTGGATTGGTCGTCTAGGCAAATACGGCGTCGAATCGCCACGTAGCTTGCGCGATGCCAAAAAAGACGCTTACTGGGCACATCACGACTTGTTCTTGATTGCTTATGCCTTGTGGCCCACTGGCTTTTTCCGTTTGAGCCTGCCAACACAGGAAGAAGCTGATTGGTATGAAGCCAACTATCCAGGCTGGTACGACATGTATGGCAAAGTCTATGACGAATGGCGTGCCCGCGGTTGCGAAGATCCAAGCAGCGGCTTCCTGCCTATCCAGTGGTTCATCGAAAACAACCATCCGATCTATATCGACCGTGTTTCGCAAGTACCTTTCTGCCCAAGCTATTGCAAAGGTGAAAGCACGCTACGCGTTCTGGAATTCAACGGCAAAAAACATTCCTTCAGCGACCAATGGGGCGAAAGAATGTGGCTGTCAGAACCTGAGCGTTATGAGTGCCAAAACATCTTTGAACAATACGAAGGCCGCGAGTTATCCGATGTGATTGCCGAAGGCTTTGGTGTGCGTAGCGACGGCAAAACGCTGATCAGTCAGCCACACACCAACAAAGACGGCAAGTTGTGGACGCTGGATGACATCAAAAAGATTAATTGCGTGTTTTCGGATCCATTGAAAGCCCTGTAA
- a CDS encoding fumarylacetoacetate hydrolase family protein, with amino-acid sequence MKLATFSYKGQIRIGAVLGDAVVTGNGELPNNMLDFLAAGAQALSTMQTLIDSGAPRIPLAEVTLLAPIPRPGKLLGVGLNYADHIGETGLEKPEYPTFFTKQSTCVIADGEAIHVPPVSDKVDYEGELAFVIGKRCKHVPVEQAHDVIAAYTICNDVTVRDWQQRTPTWTLGKSFDTHGPLGPWLVTADEIADPHNLGLKTWVDEELRQNGNTSEMIFNCYELIAYLTQVMTLEPGDVISTGTPAGVGVKMKPRGYLKPGQTVRIEIEGLGSLSNPVIAEPEHFLVAG; translated from the coding sequence ATGAAACTGGCGACATTTAGCTATAAGGGCCAAATCCGCATCGGCGCGGTACTTGGTGATGCTGTGGTAACGGGAAACGGCGAACTGCCGAACAACATGCTAGATTTTCTGGCGGCGGGCGCTCAGGCATTATCGACGATGCAAACCCTGATCGACTCCGGCGCGCCGCGTATTCCACTGGCCGAGGTGACACTGCTGGCGCCAATTCCGCGTCCCGGCAAATTGCTGGGTGTTGGGTTAAATTACGCCGACCACATTGGTGAAACCGGCCTGGAAAAACCGGAATATCCAACTTTTTTTACCAAGCAAAGCACTTGCGTCATCGCTGACGGCGAAGCGATTCATGTGCCGCCCGTGTCCGACAAAGTGGATTACGAGGGTGAGCTGGCATTCGTGATCGGGAAGCGTTGTAAACATGTACCGGTCGAACAGGCACATGACGTGATAGCCGCTTACACCATTTGCAACGATGTGACGGTACGCGACTGGCAACAGCGCACCCCAACCTGGACCTTGGGCAAATCCTTCGATACGCATGGCCCGCTGGGGCCGTGGTTGGTCACCGCTGACGAAATCGCCGATCCCCATAATCTGGGCCTAAAAACTTGGGTGGACGAGGAGTTGCGGCAAAACGGCAATACCAGCGAGATGATTTTTAATTGTTACGAGTTGATCGCCTATCTGACACAAGTGATGACACTGGAGCCTGGCGATGTAATCAGTACCGGCACGCCGGCAGGAGTGGGTGTGAAGATGAAGCCGCGCGGTTATCTGAAACCGGGGCAAACGGTGCGCATCGAGATAGAAGGCCTGGGCTCGCTGAGCAATCCGGTAATTGCCGAGCCGGAACATTTTCTGGTCGCCGGATGA
- a CDS encoding potassium transporter Kup, producing MPEKQSVHTQGQVNTLALSAIGVVFGDIGTSPLYAVKEVFHGGLPTDATHVLGVLSLMFWAITLVVTTKYAIFIMRADNKGEGGIMALMALALQGSKDNPTRKAFIVTIGLLGASLFYGDSMITPAISVLSAVEGLQIVAPRLDHYVLPITIAVLSALFIIQTKGTGKVGRMFAPIMCFWFATLGLLGAVNIVQHPDVLMAVNPCYAISLLFELGWKGFLIMGSVVLAITGAEALYADMGHFGLKPIRLAWFSFVFPALLLNYFGQGALLIGNPQAVENPFYLMAPHWAMYPLLILATLSTVIASQAVISGAFSVTRQAIQLGYCPRMNIRHTSGDEMGQVYLPAVNWLLMVSVFILVLSFRSSSALASAYGIAVTGTMIVDTILAFIVIQALWQWNKPTSITFLSIFLIIDLLFLSSNSLKIPHGGWLPLVVGAVLFLIMTTWIRGKELLARYLDEKRVLFEELEQRLRDRPLVTVPGTAIYMARSVHGVPQVLLHNLEHNHVMHEKLIVLTIVTREEPYIDEAHRVKIRMFGDSGNFYRVKLYFGFQEEQDVRRALQLCCHEGLVIDQKTVSFFIGSEKLSFRRKSPMPKWRRSLFSFLTHNSTSAIEYFKIPVERVIELGIRIEL from the coding sequence ATGCCCGAAAAACAATCCGTTCATACCCAGGGACAAGTCAATACACTGGCTTTAAGTGCGATAGGCGTGGTGTTTGGGGACATCGGTACCAGTCCGCTGTATGCGGTGAAAGAGGTGTTTCACGGCGGCTTGCCTACCGATGCTACCCATGTGCTTGGGGTGCTTTCCTTGATGTTTTGGGCCATCACCTTGGTGGTGACTACCAAATACGCGATTTTTATCATGCGTGCCGACAACAAGGGAGAAGGCGGCATCATGGCTTTGATGGCGTTGGCGCTGCAAGGCTCCAAGGATAATCCGACGCGTAAGGCTTTTATCGTCACCATTGGTTTGCTGGGAGCCTCTTTGTTTTATGGCGACAGCATGATTACGCCGGCCATTTCGGTACTCAGCGCCGTGGAAGGTTTGCAAATCGTGGCGCCGCGTCTTGATCACTACGTGTTGCCGATTACCATCGCGGTGCTCAGCGCGCTGTTCATTATCCAGACCAAAGGTACCGGCAAAGTCGGCAGAATGTTCGCGCCCATCATGTGTTTCTGGTTTGCCACGCTCGGTCTTTTGGGAGCCGTCAATATCGTCCAACACCCGGATGTATTGATGGCCGTTAACCCCTGCTATGCAATCAGTTTATTGTTCGAATTGGGCTGGAAGGGCTTTTTAATCATGGGCTCGGTGGTGTTGGCGATAACCGGTGCGGAAGCGCTATATGCAGATATGGGCCATTTCGGCTTGAAACCGATTCGCTTAGCCTGGTTTAGTTTCGTGTTTCCGGCTTTATTGTTGAACTACTTCGGCCAAGGGGCTTTGCTGATTGGCAATCCCCAGGCCGTCGAAAATCCGTTTTATTTAATGGCGCCACATTGGGCCATGTATCCACTGCTGATTCTGGCGACACTGTCCACCGTAATCGCCTCGCAAGCCGTGATTTCCGGGGCTTTTTCGGTAACCCGGCAAGCCATCCAGCTCGGTTACTGCCCCAGGATGAATATCCGCCACACTTCGGGCGACGAAATGGGCCAAGTCTATTTACCTGCCGTCAATTGGTTGCTGATGGTCTCGGTATTTATTTTAGTGTTGAGTTTTAGATCGTCGTCCGCATTGGCATCGGCTTACGGCATTGCGGTGACTGGTACGATGATCGTCGATACCATCCTGGCCTTTATCGTGATCCAGGCACTATGGCAATGGAATAAACCCACGAGTATCACTTTCCTATCGATATTTTTAATTATCGACCTGCTGTTCTTATCTTCGAACAGCCTGAAAATCCCTCATGGCGGCTGGCTGCCATTGGTAGTCGGCGCGGTGTTGTTTTTGATCATGACCACCTGGATTAGAGGGAAGGAGTTATTGGCCAGGTATTTGGACGAAAAACGGGTGCTGTTCGAGGAGTTGGAGCAACGTTTGCGGGATCGCCCGTTGGTGACCGTGCCTGGCACTGCGATTTACATGGCTCGTAGTGTACATGGCGTACCGCAGGTGTTATTACATAATTTGGAACATAATCATGTGATGCACGAAAAGCTGATCGTATTGACCATCGTGACGCGCGAAGAGCCTTATATCGACGAAGCCCATCGGGTGAAAATCCGCATGTTTGGCGATAGCGGCAATTTTTATCGGGTGAAACTATATTTTGGCTTTCAAGAGGAGCAGGACGTGCGCCGCGCCCTGCAACTTTGCTGTCATGAAGGTTTGGTTATCGATCAAAAAACCGTGTCGTTTTTTATCGGTAGCGAGAAACTCTCGTTCCGCCGCAAAAGCCCGATGCCGAAATGGCGGCGCTCCTTGTTCAGCTTCTTAACGCATAACTCTACCAGTGCCATCGAGTATTTCAAAATCCCCGTCGAACGCGTGATCGAACTGGGGATTCGCATCGAATTGTAG
- a CDS encoding energy transducer TonB: MYLFKNHEDALQNNELASFGGYLPTVASGHGSFWQTLLGEERPSSMLRLLALLVFLLHLWGLQQLLKPEEKVTPAQPLTMEVSMIAISAPKPSVAPPPPAPPPPEKKPPPKKPEPKPVPKKAPPIVQKAPEYAPVEPVSEPQPTPVTSTASSTSVTSTTTSTTATNAEQFTEANFRANYAHNPKPEYPMIAKSRGWQGKVMLRVQVSPEGLSDSVAVERSSGHEMLDESAVEAVKKWKFIPAKRGETPVASSVIVPIIFTLRE, translated from the coding sequence ATGTATTTATTTAAAAACCACGAGGATGCTTTGCAAAATAACGAGTTAGCGTCATTCGGCGGTTACCTGCCTACAGTGGCAAGCGGTCACGGTTCTTTTTGGCAGACGCTGTTAGGGGAAGAACGACCCTCCAGCATGCTGAGGTTGTTAGCCTTACTGGTATTCTTGCTGCATCTTTGGGGTTTGCAGCAGTTATTGAAACCCGAGGAAAAAGTCACCCCGGCGCAGCCGTTGACGATGGAAGTATCGATGATAGCGATATCCGCGCCAAAACCCAGCGTGGCCCCGCCACCTCCAGCACCGCCACCGCCCGAGAAAAAGCCGCCGCCGAAAAAGCCGGAGCCAAAGCCGGTACCGAAGAAAGCGCCGCCCATCGTGCAAAAAGCGCCGGAATATGCGCCGGTTGAGCCTGTTTCCGAGCCGCAGCCGACACCGGTAACCAGTACAGCGAGCAGTACATCGGTAACGAGTACGACGACCAGCACTACCGCAACCAACGCCGAGCAGTTTACCGAAGCTAATTTTCGAGCCAACTACGCCCACAACCCCAAGCCGGAATATCCGATGATTGCTAAAAGCCGAGGCTGGCAGGGCAAGGTGATGTTACGGGTGCAGGTGTCGCCGGAAGGCTTGAGCGATTCGGTGGCGGTTGAGCGCAGTAGTGGCCACGAGATGCTTGACGAATCGGCGGTGGAAGCCGTGAAAAAATGGAAATTCATTCCGGCCAAACGCGGCGAAACGCCGGTGGCCAGTTCGGTGATTGTGCCAATAATTTTTACTTTGCGTGAATAA
- a CDS encoding MotA/TolQ/ExbB proton channel family protein: MPYHIAPEAVINATLYTLLVFSLITWTLIFFKIWQFAKNNYYNKQYDSAFWDTTDLKAAEQLPAETARGPKARVAACGFAWLAEMTHPETCTSLKFRGSPQDLLEQTLRKQTQDEQRRMEGGLTMLASIGSTAPFVGLFGTVLGIMHAMHDISASGSASLDVVAGPIGDALIATAIGIAVAVPAVLAYNFFQRRAKHHRASLENFVDGFLHIAFGDSYNNTSKNKD; encoded by the coding sequence ATGCCCTACCATATAGCCCCGGAAGCGGTTATCAACGCTACCCTTTACACATTGCTGGTGTTTTCGTTGATAACGTGGACTTTGATTTTTTTCAAAATATGGCAGTTTGCCAAGAATAATTATTATAACAAACAATACGACAGCGCTTTTTGGGACACGACCGATTTAAAAGCCGCCGAGCAACTACCCGCCGAAACCGCGCGTGGCCCCAAAGCCCGCGTCGCTGCCTGCGGCTTTGCCTGGTTGGCGGAAATGACACATCCGGAGACCTGCACCAGCCTGAAGTTTCGCGGTTCTCCACAAGATTTACTGGAACAAACATTACGTAAACAGACGCAGGATGAGCAACGCCGGATGGAAGGCGGCTTAACCATGCTGGCCAGCATCGGCAGCACGGCGCCATTCGTCGGCCTATTCGGTACCGTACTTGGCATTATGCATGCCATGCACGATATTAGCGCTAGCGGTTCCGCCAGTTTGGACGTGGTTGCCGGGCCGATAGGCGATGCTTTAATTGCTACCGCGATCGGTATTGCCGTAGCCGTACCGGCAGTGTTGGCCTATAATTTTTTCCAGCGTCGCGCCAAGCACCATCGGGCTTCGCTGGAAAATTTCGTCGATGGTTTTCTACATATCGCCTTCGGCGACTCATACAACAATACCAGTAAAAACAAGGATTAA
- a CDS encoding ExbD/TolR family protein, with product MGFKTNSDDDGPVSEINVTPLVDVMLVLVIILLVTAPLLTQSVNVALPKTASTTPDMEKQPMQLGIDALGGVTLNKNAVADLTALDTTLRNELAGNPELIIHIYADQGVNYGKVAEVMATVQHAGISKLAFVTLEK from the coding sequence ATGGGATTTAAAACAAACTCAGACGACGATGGGCCGGTTAGCGAAATTAATGTTACGCCGCTGGTAGATGTGATGTTGGTGCTGGTGATTATTTTATTGGTCACTGCGCCTCTGTTGACCCAATCGGTCAATGTAGCCTTACCGAAAACGGCTTCTACTACACCAGATATGGAAAAACAGCCCATGCAACTCGGTATCGATGCGCTAGGCGGCGTGACACTGAATAAAAATGCTGTGGCCGATTTAACGGCGTTGGATACTACGCTAAGAAATGAATTGGCCGGCAACCCCGAGCTAATCATTCACATTTATGCCGATCAAGGCGTGAATTACGGCAAGGTTGCCGAAGTAATGGCTACGGTGCAGCACGCCGGCATTTCCAAACTGGCATTTGTGACGCTGGAAAAATAG
- the rimK gene encoding 30S ribosomal protein S6--L-glutamate ligase, with protein sequence MKIAILSRDATLYSSVRLLEAATARGHEARIFDPTHCYMNITSMKPSIHYMGENLVGYDAVIPRIGASITFYGTAVLRQFEVMNTFVLNTSASISRSRDKLASSQLLARKGIDLPITAFAHNPDNIEDLIAEVGGAPLVIKLVEGSQGIGVVLAETHNAAHSVIQAFMGLNANIMVQEFIQEAAGSDIRCFVVGDKVVSAMKRQGREGEFRSNLHRGGTATLVRLTPQERSTAVRAAKIMGLNVCGVDLLRSKRGPLVMEVNSSPGLEGIEKTSDKDIAGLMIEYIEKNIGKNKSG encoded by the coding sequence ATGAAAATAGCGATCCTGTCGCGCGACGCGACGCTGTATTCCAGCGTCCGGCTGTTGGAGGCCGCCACCGCCCGCGGCCATGAGGCCAGGATATTCGATCCGACCCATTGTTACATGAACATCACCTCGATGAAGCCGTCTATCCATTACATGGGCGAAAATCTGGTAGGTTACGACGCGGTAATTCCCCGCATCGGCGCGTCTATCACCTTTTACGGGACGGCGGTGTTGCGACAGTTTGAGGTAATGAATACCTTTGTCCTCAATACTTCCGCATCGATCAGCCGTTCCCGCGACAAACTGGCTTCCAGCCAGTTGCTGGCGCGCAAGGGTATCGATCTGCCGATTACCGCGTTCGCCCACAATCCGGATAATATCGAAGATCTAATCGCCGAAGTCGGCGGCGCGCCGCTGGTGATCAAACTGGTGGAAGGTTCGCAAGGCATAGGCGTGGTATTGGCGGAAACCCATAACGCCGCGCATAGCGTGATTCAGGCCTTCATGGGGCTTAATGCAAACATCATGGTGCAGGAATTCATTCAGGAAGCAGCCGGCAGCGACATCCGCTGCTTTGTGGTCGGCGACAAGGTGGTTTCGGCGATGAAGCGGCAAGGCCGCGAAGGCGAGTTTCGTTCCAATCTGCATCGTGGCGGCACGGCCACGCTGGTCAGGCTGACTCCGCAAGAACGCTCGACTGCAGTACGAGCCGCCAAAATCATGGGCTTAAATGTCTGCGGTGTGGATTTGCTGCGTTCCAAACGCGGACCGCTGGTGATGGAAGTCAATTCCTCACCTGGTTTGGAAGGCATAGAAAAGACCAGCGACAAGGATATTGCCGGCTTGATGATCGAATATATTGAAAAGAATATAGGTAAAAATAAATCCGGGTAA
- the mtnC gene encoding acireductone synthase, producing MIKAIVTDIEGTTSSLSFVKAVLFPYARARLPDFVRRHREQAEIKPLLAEAKQIAGGEQDEDALIARFIHWIDTDQKITPLKSLQGLIWQEGYRNGDFTGHVYEDAVRNLRNWFGQGYKLYVYSSGSVQAQKLLFGHSDYGDLTPMFSGYFDTLIGGKKEAISYERIAAELGLPAEQILFLSDIKDELDAARLAGLATCWLVREQVLDTGAAHVQVSDFDGIHL from the coding sequence ATGATCAAAGCCATTGTCACCGATATTGAAGGAACGACGTCGTCGCTATCCTTTGTGAAAGCTGTGTTGTTTCCGTATGCCCGCGCTCGCTTACCGGATTTTGTGAGACGTCATCGAGAGCAAGCCGAGATCAAGCCATTATTGGCCGAGGCCAAGCAAATTGCCGGCGGCGAGCAGGATGAAGACGCTCTGATCGCGCGATTCATTCACTGGATCGATACCGATCAAAAAATTACGCCATTGAAATCCTTACAGGGCTTGATCTGGCAGGAAGGCTATCGCAATGGCGATTTCACCGGCCATGTTTACGAAGATGCTGTGCGTAATTTAAGAAACTGGTTTGGCCAGGGTTATAAGCTGTATGTCTATTCCTCGGGCTCAGTACAGGCGCAAAAGCTACTGTTCGGACATAGCGACTACGGCGACCTTACGCCAATGTTTTCCGGTTACTTCGATACCCTCATTGGCGGTAAGAAGGAAGCCATTTCCTATGAACGTATTGCTGCCGAGCTGGGTTTACCGGCCGAACAAATTCTGTTTTTGTCGGATATAAAGGATGAACTGGACGCCGCTCGCCTGGCAGGCTTGGCGACTTGCTGGCTGGTGCGCGAGCAGGTGCTGGATACCGGCGCCGCGCATGTTCAGGTCAGCGATTTTGACGGCATTCATCTGTAA
- a CDS encoding 1,2-dihydroxy-3-keto-5-methylthiopentene dioxygenase produces MSALTLYPADKPQQGTTFRDFADIAAQLQGIGVQFERWEADCEFSAADDAEAVLKGYQSSIDKLKRQYGFQSVDVISLNADHPNKDALRQKFLSEHTHSDFEVRFFVEGRGLFYLHVGDQVYAVLCEQGDLISVPANTTHWFDMGETPAFKCVRLFTTEDGWVAEFTGNPIAERFPTLDHYLTTL; encoded by the coding sequence ATGAGCGCACTAACCCTTTACCCTGCCGATAAACCACAACAAGGCACTACTTTTCGAGACTTTGCAGATATTGCCGCGCAACTGCAAGGCATCGGCGTCCAGTTTGAACGCTGGGAGGCCGATTGCGAGTTTTCGGCGGCGGACGATGCAGAGGCGGTTTTAAAGGGCTATCAAAGCTCGATAGACAAACTCAAGCGGCAATACGGTTTTCAGTCGGTGGATGTGATCAGTTTGAATGCGGACCATCCTAATAAAGACGCATTGCGACAAAAGTTTTTATCCGAGCATACCCACAGCGACTTCGAAGTGCGCTTTTTCGTGGAAGGTCGGGGCTTGTTTTATCTGCATGTCGGCGATCAAGTCTATGCGGTGCTGTGCGAGCAGGGCGATCTGATTAGCGTGCCTGCCAATACCACGCATTGGTTCGACATGGGCGAAACCCCGGCATTTAAGTGCGTTCGCCTGTTCACCACCGAAGACGGCTGGGTGGCGGAGTTTACCGGCAATCCGATTGCCGAACGCTTTCCGACCCTGGATCACTATCTGACAACGTTATGA